The DNA sequence ATGTGATGGAAGATTTGTGTAAAGTGGGAGGAGTGCCGGCCGTATTAAAACTTCTTTTGAAAGAAGGTTTCTTATATGGCGATTGCCTTACCTGCACGGGGAAAACTTTGGCGGAAAATCTGGAGTCCCTGCCGGGCTTGACTCAGGGACAGCCCATTATCGTTCCCCTTTCACAGCCCATCAAAAAAACGGGGCATCTTCAAATTCTTTACGGCAATCTTGCCAAAGAAGGCTCGGTGGCCAAAATTACGGGGAAGGAAGGCCTTTCTTTTACAGGAACAGCCAAGGTTTTTGATAGTGAAGAAGAGGCGATCGCCGCCCTGGAAGCCAAAAAAATCAAAAAAAGTGATGTCATTGTTATTCGCTACGAAGGCCCCAAGGGCGGCCCCGGCATGAGTGAAATGCTTAAAGTGACTGCTGTCGTCATGGGGGCTGGTTTAGGCAAAGATGTTGCGCTTATCACCGATGGCCGCTTCTCCGGCGGCACGCACGGTTTTGTTGTGGGGCATGTGACCCCGGAAGCTCAAGTAGGGGGCGTCATGGCCATTATTGAAGACGGGGATGAAATCACCATCGATGCCGAAAAACATATTTTAAACCTGAATGTGTCCGGCAAAGTCATTGATACCCGTTTACGAAAATGGAAAGCTCCGCCCTTAAAAGCCACCCAGGGCACTCTTTTCAAATACATCAAAAATGTCTCTTCGGCTTCTGAAGGCTGTGTGACGGATGCGTAAGGTTTGGGGCTGTTTTTTCTTGATGCAATTTTAGGTTGACCTTTGCATCCAATGAAGAAGAGAATGCCGCATCTCAAATTTATGCATCCCATCCTCTACCAATTCCCCGAATGGATTCCTTTATTGGGCGGCAAAGCGTTGCATACCTATGGGGCGCTTGTGGCATTGGGATTTTTTTGTGGGCTTTTGTGGGTCAGGTATGAGGCGACGCGTGTCGGTCTGAATGTTCAAAAAATGATGGATTTGTTTTTTTATGTGGTGCTGGCGGCCATTGTGGGTTCGCGCATCATGTATGTTTTGGTTTCTGAACCGCGATGGTGGGAAGATCCCCTGGTTTTTATCCGTTTCTGGGAAGGGGGCTTGGTTTTTTACGGGGGGTTGATTGCTTCAGTACTCACGGTGGTGTGGTACACCTTGCGACAGCGGATGAATTATTATTCGGTCGCCGATGTTTTTACTCCCGGTATCGCCTTGGGCCATGCCATTGGTCGCCTGGGATGTTTTGCAGCGGGGTGTTGTTATGGCAAACCCGGCCCCGAAAATTCGTTTTGGACGGTCTTGTTTCCACAGGGCGATTTTTCCATTGCCCCCTATGACCATCCTATTTATGCCTCCCAGCTTTTTGAGTCGTTTGGTGAATTTGTTTTGTTCCTGATTTTGTTCTTTTTTAGGAAGAAAAAGAAATTCGAAGGGGAGGTATTTTTAATTTACATCGTTTTATATCCCATCCTCAGGTCCTTTCTGGAAATTTTTCGTGGCGATTCGATCAGGGGTTTTATCGTTGACAATATCCTTTCAACATCGCAGTTTATAAGCATTCTGTGGGTGGTTGTGGCTCTTGTTTTATGGATTCAATTAAGAAAAAAACATGTTTAAAGTCGGTGATGGGGATGGCAAGGGGAAGTTTGTTGCAAAGTGTTCTTCTTGTTATCTTTTGGTGCGGCATTTCTGGGCAAACCTGTACCAAGGATATTGTCTATTCCAAAGACTATTACACCCAGCCCGTTTCTGAATCCTTTGAAATAGGGATGACCGAAGCCATGGCCAGAATGGAGAAGGTTTTGCCCAAATTTGGGTACAACATCATCCAACAGGATGAGGCCCAACACAAATTTATTACGGGGTGGCGGCCTGTGGAGGCTGATTCGCACTATGTGTTTTTGTTTGCTCGACGTGATTATGGGATTACCGATGGCACTTACTACCAGCTCTTGGTTGATTTAATCCAGCAGGGCTCCAAGGTGAAGGTGGCCCTTTCCACCAAGGTAAAAACCATTGTGGGCCCCTTGGAATCCAGCAAAAAAGTGGAACAGCGCATTCTCAAACAGCTTGCCGATGATTTCCGATCCCCGCAGATTGAAATTACCAACGTTGAGATGAGGAAGAAGTAGTAGGGGCATGGCATGCCGTGTTCCTCACATTAGCCGTAGGGATCCGTAAGGGCAATTCATGAATTGCCCTTACTCATCATGTATGTCCAAAGCCCAATTTTTCATTGGAATTCTTTTTCAGCCCCAGGTTTTGGTGGAGCAAATACAGCCCATTATCCAGGATGCTTTTGGTCCCATTGAGGATGTTTCTGAAATTTTTGAATTTAACCACACCAATTATTATGAAGAAGAAATGGGGGCATCCCTAAAAAGGGTGTTTTTTACCTTTAAAGGGACAATTGACGCCGCTCAGTTGGTGAAATGGAAGGAAATAGCCGTTCAGATTGAGGAAGAGTTTTTCAAGAAAAAAGGAAAACGTTTTGTCAATGTGGACCCTGGTTATCTGGATTCAGTCAAAATCATTCTGGCCTCCAACAAACAGGGAGGGCATAAAATAGCCCTTACAGAAACTGTTTATGCCGACATGGTCATGGACTATTTCAAAGGGGAGTTTCGTTTTTTTGATTGGACCTTTCCTGATTTCAAATCAGGACTTTATTCCTCGTTTTTCATAAACACCCGCCGAAAATTCTTGGATAAAGGATACCAACCACAGAGCAAGCCCTAGGAGCCTGTCGGGGAAACATTTTTAGTAATTCATGATCGGCAACAGCCCCGGTTTTTGATATAAGGAGG is a window from the Deltaproteobacteria bacterium GWA2_45_12 genome containing:
- a CDS encoding prolipoprotein diacylglyceryl transferase encodes the protein MHPILYQFPEWIPLLGGKALHTYGALVALGFFCGLLWVRYEATRVGLNVQKMMDLFFYVVLAAIVGSRIMYVLVSEPRWWEDPLVFIRFWEGGLVFYGGLIASVLTVVWYTLRQRMNYYSVADVFTPGIALGHAIGRLGCFAAGCCYGKPGPENSFWTVLFPQGDFSIAPYDHPIYASQLFESFGEFVLFLILFFFRKKKKFEGEVFLIYIVLYPILRSFLEIFRGDSIRGFIVDNILSTSQFISILWVVVALVLWIQLRKKHV